The following coding sequences are from one Mytilus trossulus isolate FHL-02 chromosome 8, PNRI_Mtr1.1.1.hap1, whole genome shotgun sequence window:
- the LOC134681166 gene encoding oocyte zinc finger protein XlCOF6-like — MEENLSAGQVNVPVTQNSLVLEKPSLGSDGDTVSEMKKDIVDIFKSKKTNMIKQKKSVNGKTIEIFQCGICHKTFNVKKYLKSHLLTHTGIKKFTCEICSKKFLRKVQLLSHQNVHKDGKPFFCEVCNQGYSSKSYLKAHLRIHNGERPYQCEICPKRFTLRETLKEHVRIHTGEKLSTCSVCSKEFNDHRRLRLHMKIHIGDKKYKCPTCGKGFIFNSSLKTHILIHNEEKAFTCETCKKSFKTKNQLRNHMVTHSTEKAFKCDICRQEFARKSYLDRHSRIHTGEKPYKCEKCAKEFSTNTHLRRHERIHLNIRPHACEICGKSFAENCKLQEHFLTHTITGRKPYECQYCGKELLTKQTLQKHEKLHTETDVKEFECKICQKKFKREVDLDIHSRIHTNIRPYKCDLCDRTFIQKGHLQSHLKTHANLKPYKCDICHQCYRTNESLQTHIKRHQGVKQFFCKICDKTFVAKCELIQHLRTHTDEKPYTCEICKKSFRSNNSLKQHTRSHKGEKEVKCTVCGKEFSQKGYLKLHMKLHEEDQPFYCEMCGKKFNFKNRLQKHMEMHLGIKPYNCDKCSAGYTRKEYLVTHMKTHDGMEGQNEVNSTSPSKNTAEVTKMGKSKDGKIKKNKLKTPARSNKNGLQNSSIAEKEVADPSIITNHIREAINSVINNSVHTSDLKKGGKMLGITKKGSLKIKFKLKRKEKSTRVRQRKDKPDSCTSRNEIFPLSQEKENLEKEPEIADDVQQAVMKEQETTESTAIPTQLTKSQDPGPYQIVPASDDRQISLHDFKIEVNDDFVNGTDNPNDKSLLNYSSENSGCEKTLKSYSDSSEDLMDISYSGKDVSLPCVKTEPIEIVDCLQNESFSVEINPFYNNESA, encoded by the coding sequence ATGGAAGAAAATTTGTCTGCAGGTCAAGTAAATGTACCAGTAACGCAAAATAGTTTAGTCCTTGAAAAACCAAGTCTTGGATCCGACGGTGACACAGTATCAGAGATGAAAAAAGACAttgttgatatatttaaatcaaagaaaacaaacatgataaaacagaAGAAATCTGTGAACGGTaaaactattgaaatatttcaatgtgGTATCTGTCATAAAACCTTTAAcgtaaagaaatatttaaaatctcaTCTTTTAACTCACACTGGTATTAAAAAATTCACATGTGaaatttgtagtaaaaagtTTCTTCGAAAAGTACAACTCTTGAGTCATCAAAACGTACATAAAGATGGAAAACCATTCTTTTGTGAAGTCTGTAACCAAGGTTACAGTAGTAAAAGTTATTTGAAAGCACATCTTAGGATTCATAATGGTGAACGTCCTTATCAGTGCGAAATATGTCCGAAAAGATTCACCCTCCGAGAAACACTCAAAGAACACGTTAGAATTCATACGGGAGAAAAACTCAGTACCTGTAGTGTGTGTAGTAAAGAATTTAATGACCACCGAAGACTTCGCTTACACATGAAAATACACATCggtgataaaaaatataaatgtccaACGTGTGGTAAAgggtttatttttaattctagtcTTAAAACACACATTCTTATTCACAATGAGGAGAAAGCTTTTACATGTGAAACATGTAAGAAATCGTTTAAAACCAAAAATCAACTTCGTAATCACATGGTTACTCATAGCACTGAGAAAGCGTTCAAGTGTGATATCTGTAGACAGGAGTTCGCTCGAAAGTCGTATTTAGATCGACACAGTCGAATACATACAGGTGAGAAGCCTTATAAGTGTGAAAAGTGTGCAAAAGAATTTTCCACCAACACACATCTAAGACGTCATGAAAGAATACATTTGAATATCCGACCTCATGCATGTGAAATATGTGGCAAAAGTTTTGCAGAAAATTGTAAACTACAAGAACATTTTTTGACTCATACAATTACTGGCAGAAAGCCATATGAATGTCAGTATTGTGGAAAAGAATTATTGACGAAGCAGACGcttcaaaaacatgaaaaacttCACACAGAGACAGACGTGAAGGAGTTTGAATGTAAAATTTGTCAGAAGAAATTTAAACGTGAAGTTGACCTCGATATTCATTCTAGAATTCACACAAATATACGTCCATATAAGTGTGACTTGTGTGATAGGACATTCATTCAGAAAGGTCACTTACAAAGTCATTTAAAAACTCATGCAAATTTAAAGCCATATAAATGTGATATCTGTCATCAATGTTATCGAACAAATGAAAGTTTACAGACGCATATAAAAAGACACCAAGGGGTCAAACAGttcttttgtaaaatttgtgaCAAAACATTTGTTGCAAAATGTGAATTAATTCAACACTTACGAACACACACGGATGAGAAACCTTACACATGTGAAATTTGTAAGAAATCATTCCGATCAAATAATTCTCTGAAGCAACACACACGATCCCACAAAGGGGAAAAGGAAGTGAAATGCACAGTTTGTGGGAAGGAGTTTAGTCAGAAAGGGTATCTCAAACTACATATGAAACTACATGAAGAAGATCAGCCATTCTATTGTGAAATGTGCggtaaaaagtttaattttaagaATCGTCTGCAAAAACACATGGAAATGCATCTGGGGATTAAGCCGTATAATTGTGACAAGTGCAGTGCTGGGTACACAAGAAAGGAGTACTTAGTAACACACATGAAAACACATGATGGGATGGAAGGTCAAAATGAGGTTAATAGTACATCTCCATCTAAAAATACTGCTGAAGTTACAAAAATGGGCAAGTCAAAGGAtggaaaaattaagaaaaataaattaaaaacaccTGCTCGTTCTAATAAAAATGGTCTCCAAAATTCCTCCATTGCGGAAAAAGAAGTTGCGGATCCTTCTATAATCACAAATCACATTCGAGAGGCTATAAATTCCGTTATAAACAATTCTGTTCATACTTCTGACTTGAAAAAGGGGGGCAAAATGTTAGGAATTACGAAAAAAGgaagtttaaaaataaagtttaagtTAAAGAGGAAAGAAAAATCTACAAGAGTAAGACAAAGAAAGGATAAACCTGATTCATGTACATCAAGAAATGAAATTTTTCCACTTAGTCAAGAAAAGGAGAACTTAGAAAAGGAACCAGAAATAGCAGATGATGTACAACAAGCAGTCATGAAAGAACAAGAAACAACTGAATCAACAGCTATTCCCACACAATTAACTAAATCACAGGATCCAGGACCATATCAAATTGTACCAGCAAGTGACGACCGCCAAATCAGTCTACACgattttaaaattgaagtaaatgATGATTTTGTCAATGGAACTGATAATCCAAATGATAAGTCTTTGCTTAATTACTCCAGTGAAAACAGTGGTTGcgaaaaaacattaaaatcataCAGTGATAGTTCAGAAGATCTCATGGATATTAGCTATAGTGGAAAAGATGTTAGTTTGCCTTGTGTTAAAACTGAACCTATTGAAATTGTTGATTGTCTACAAAATGAGAGCTTTTCTGTTGAAATTAATCCATTTTATAATAATGAGAGTGCTTAA